One Paralichthys olivaceus isolate ysfri-2021 chromosome 8, ASM2471397v2, whole genome shotgun sequence genomic region harbors:
- the LOC109637757 gene encoding 5-hydroxytryptamine receptor 4 produces the protein MDNNSLGFLREANTSLQIELQSCATFRNQVSRIFLYAFLSVGIACTVVGNFLVVLSIAYFKQLQSPTNSFVMSLAVADCLVGLVVMPYSMIRTVEGCWYFGALFCQLHSSLDVMLCTASIFHLSCIAFDRYYAVCNPLIYSLKMSHNRVAFLIVVCWAVPMLISFCPIMLDLHIAGVDILLPKDVCVFLVNRIYAVMASLVAFYLPMAIMLIAYWKIFKAAKRQARQISAMESQMAAGVGKDSSKKQRHRKAMKRERKAAKTLGIIMGVFLIFWMPFFTVNIVDPFIGYSTEVVVWDVFLWLGYINSSLNPFLYGFFNRSFRRAFLMFIGCRVCLPGSSPGMELSHTRKEANERAHQP, from the coding sequence ATGGATAACAACAGCCTGGGATTTCTCAGAGAAGCTAACACATCTCTCCAGATTGAACTTCAGTCCTGTGCTACATTTCGAAACCAGGTCTCGCGCATTTTCCTGTATGCCTTCCTCTCTGTTGGCATCGCCTGCACAGTGGTGGGAAATTTCCTGGTGGTCTTGTCCATCGCCTACTTCAAGCAGTTGCAGTCACCCACAAATTCTTTTGTCATGTCTTTGGCAGTGGCTGACTGTCTTGTTGGCCTGGTTGTGATGCCTTACAGTATGATTCGGACGGTTGAGGGATGCTGGTACTTTGGTGCCCTTTTTTGTCAGCTTCACTCCAGCTTAGATGTTATGCTTTGCACTGCCTCCATATTCCATCTCAGCTGCATTGCCTTTGACCGCTACTACGCTGTGTGCAACCCGCTTATCTACTCTTTAAAGATGTCCCACAATCGAGTAGCTTTCCTCATTGTTGTATGTTGGGCAGTTCCCATGCTCATTTCCTTTTGTCCCATAATGCTAGATCTTCATATTGCTGGTGTGGACATCTTGCTCCCTAAAGATGTCTGCGTGTTCTTGGTCAATCGCATTTATGCTGTCATGGCTTCTTTGGTAGCCTTTTACTTGCCAATGGCTATAATGTTGATAGCATACTGGAAGATCTTCAAAGCTGCCAAACGGCAGGCCAGGCAGATCAGCGCCATGGAAAGCCAGATGGCTGCCGGTGTGGGCAAAGACTCAAGCAAGAAACAACGACACCGAAAAgcaatgaaaagagagagaaaggcagcaAAAACTTTAGGCATCATCATGGGAGTTTTCCTAATCTTCTGGATGCCGTTCTTCACAGTCAACATTGTGGACCCATTTATTGGATACAGCACAGAGGTGGTTGTCTGGGATGTATTTTTATGGCTAGGATATATCAACTCATCTCTGAATCCCTTCCTGTACGGTTTCTTCAACCGTTCGTTCCGTAGGGCATTCCTCATGTTCATCGGCTGCAGGGTATGCCTTCCTGGATCCTCCCCAGGGATGGAACTATCTCACACCAGGAAGGAGGCGAACGAACGTGCTCATCAACCATAA
- the LOC109637756 gene encoding mucin-2-like, producing MDPLILLLLAGLLGASTQNGTTPGTPPPVNMTSSPVNMTSSQVYMTTPPVNMTSSPVNMTSSPLPMTTPLVNMTPPLNSTSPPISPMSLPGNETSTPTSGTSAQPAVTTVVAHEEEKVAMTFALMKNFTSQLTNKSSEEYKTLENQITTSLDAVYLKQYGDNFVRTQIISFSPGSVVVNAVLQFKNASSVPETSAVANVLVEAANNNSNFSLPVNTSSIVVTRTISTTSTPATVSTVPITSAANLTVATTAATNVTTGSTGNETSPPTSGTFAQPAVTTATAQEEGKVAMTFSLKKNFTSQLTDKSSEEYKTLENEIKTLLDAVYSKQYGDNFIGTKIISFSPGSVVVNSELQFKNASSVPETSAVANVLVEAANNNSNFSLPVNTSSIVVTRTISPTSTPATVSTVPITSAANLTVATIAATNVTTGSTGIETSPPVNMTSPPVNMTSPPPVNMTSPPVNMTSPPPVNMTSPPPVNMTSPPVNMTSPPPVNMTSPPVNMTSPPPVNMTSPPVNMTSPPPVNMTSPPPVNMTSPPPVNMTSPPPVNMTSPPPVNMTSQPVNITSPPVNMTSPPPVNMTSPPVNMTSPPVNMTSPPVNMTSPPINMTSPPPVNRTSPPPVNMTSPPPVNMTSPPVNMTSPPPVNMTSPPVNMTSPPVNMTSPPVNMTSPPPVNMTSPPPVNMTSPPVNMTSPPVNMTSPPPVNMTSPPPVNMTSPPVNMTSPPVNMTSPPVNMTSPPPVNMTSPPVNMTSPPPVNMTSPPPVNMTSPPPVNMTSPPPVNMTSPPVNMTSPPPVNMTSPPVNMTSPPVNMTSPPVNMTSPPPVNMTSPPVNMTSPPVNMTSPPVNMTSPPPVNMTSPPPVNMTSPPPVNMTSPPVNMTSPPPVNMTSPPVNMTSLPPVNMTSPPVNMTSPPPVNMTSPPVNMTSPPPVNMTSPPVNMTSPPVNMTSPPVNMTSPPVNMTSPPPVNITSPPPVNMTSPPVNMTSPPVNMTSPPVNMTSPPVNMTSPPPVNITSPPPVNMTSPPVNMTSPPPVNMTSPPPVNMTSPPVNMTSPPPVNMTSPPVNMTSLPPVNMTSPPLNSTSPLISTMSPLGNATSSPTSGSSAAVVTTVTQEEDSTVAMEFKLEQNFTSQLGNKSSEEFKTLANTIKTALDAVYSKQYGDNFNGTKIISFSPGSVVVKSELQFKNASSVPETSAVANVLVEAANNNSNFSLPVNTSSIVVTTTISPTSTPATVSTVPITSAANLTVATTAATNVTTGSTGNATSSPTSGSSAAVVTTVTQEEDSTVSMEFKLEQNFTSQLGNKSSEEFKTLANTIKTALDAVYSKQYGDNFNGTKIISFSPGSVVVNSELQFKNASSVPETSAVANVLVEAANNNSNFSLPVNTSSIVVTRTISPTSTPATVSTVPITSAANLTVATTAATNVTTGSTGNATSSPTSGSSAAVVTTVTQEEDSTVSMEFKLEQNFTSQLGNKSSEEFKTLANTIKTALDSLYSKQYGNRFVGTKIISFSPGSVVVNSTLQFKNASSVPETSAVANVLVEAANNNSNFSLPVNTSSIVVTRTISPTSTPATVSTVPITSAANLTVATTAATNVTTGSTGNATSSPTSGSSAAVVTTVTQEEDSTVSMEFKLEQNFTSQLGNKSSEEFKTLANTIKTALDSLYSKQYGNRFVGTKIISFSPGSVVVNSTLQFKNASSVPETSAVANVLVEAANNNSNFSLPVNTSSIVVTRTISPTSTPATVSTVPITSAANLTVATTAATNVTTGSTGNATSSPTSGSSAAVVTTVTQEEDSTVSMEFKLEQNFTSQLGNKSSEEFKTLANTIKTALDSLYSKQYGNRFVGTKIISFSPGSVVVNSTLQFKNASSVPETSAVANVLVEAANNNSNFSLPVNTSSIVVTRTISTTSTPATVSTVPITSAANLTVATTAATNVTTGSTGNATSSPTSGSSAAVVTTVTQEEDSTVSMEFKLEQNFTSQLGNKSSEEFKTLANTIKTALDSLYSKQYGNRFVGTKIISFSPGSVVVNSTLQFKNASSVPETSAVANVLVEAANNNSNFSLPVNTSSIVVTRIGATVATTSVSTALTSALTSDITTAVATTTTTATTATTTTTATTTTTATTAATATTAATATTTSTTASTDPPSSSEGSLGLTFSLNQTFTSDLSNSSSTAFKTLASKVVKVLNEAGKKLYGSSYRRSLINSFSDGSVIVKSTLVFNNQDSVPSVSNATSQFSTELASSTSLDVIPGSVSAQSTVALTTAASTSDITTTVATTATTATTTATATTATTTTTATTTATATTTSTTASTDPPSSSEGSLGLTFSLNQTFTSDLSNSSSTAFKTLASKVVKVLNEAGKKLYGSSYRRSLINSFSDGSVIVKSTLVFNNQDSVPSVSNATSQFSTELASSTSLDVIPGSVSAQSTVALTTAASTSDITTTVATTATTTATATTATTATTATTTTTATTAATATTTSTTASTDPPSSSEGSLGLTFSLNQTFTSDLSNSSSTAFKTLASKVVKVLNEAGKKLYGSSYRRSLINSFSDGSVIVKSTLVFNNQDSVPSVSNATSQFSTELASSTSLDVIPGSVSAQSTVALTTAASTSDITTTVATTATTATTTATPTTATTAATATTTSTTASTDPPSSSEGSLGLTFSLNQRFTSDLSNSSSTAFKTLASKVVKVLNEAGKKLYGSSYRRSLINSFSDGSVIVKSTLVFNNQDSVPSVSDATSQFSTELASSTSLDVIPGSVFAQSTSKSAPQHTMASLAFFSLTLLAVAQMLI from the exons GCAATGAAACCTCGCCACCAACATCTGGAACATTTGCACAACCTGCTGTCACAACAGCTACAGcacaagaggaaggaaaagttGCCATGACATTTTCGCTGAAGAAAAACTTCACATCACAACTTACAGACAAATCCTCTGAAGAGTACAAGACATTAGAAAacgaaataaaaacatta CTTGATGCTGTCTATTCGAAGCAATATGGAGACAACTTCATCGGAACTAAGATCATCTCTTTCAG TCCAGGATCAGTTGTGGTAAATTCTGAGCTTCAGTTCAAAAATGCCAGCTCAGTGCCAGAAACTAGTGCTGTGGCAAATGTTCTGGTGGAGGCAGCAAACAACAATTCCAACTTCTCCCTTCCAGTTAACACATCAAGCATTGTTGTAACAA GAACTATTTCACCAACATCAACCCCAGCAACTGTTTCAACTGTGCCTATCACTTCAGCTGCCAACCTCACCGTTGCTACAATTGCTGCAACCAATGTTACAACTGGCTCAACAG GAATTGAAAcatcaccaccagtcaacatgacctcaccaccagtcaacatgacctcaccaccaccagtcaacatgacctcaccaccagtcaacatgacctcaccaccaccagtcaacatgacctcaccaccaccagtcaacatgacctcaccaccagtcaacatgacctcaccaccaccagtcaatatgacctcaccaccagtcaacatgacctcaccaccaccagtcaacatgacctcaccaccagtcaatatgacctcaccaccaccagtcaacatgacctcaccaccaccagtcaacatgacctcaccaccaccagtcaacatgacttcaccaccaccagtcaacatgacctcaccaccaccagtcaacatgacttcacaaCCAGTCAACAtaacctcaccaccagtcaacatgacttcaccaccaccagtcaacatgacctcaccaccagtcaacatgacctcaccaccagtcaacatgacttcaccaccagtcaacatgacctcaccaccaatcaacatgacctcaccaccaccagtcaacaggacctcaccaccaccagtcaatatgacctcaccaccaccagtcaacatgacttcaccaccagtcaacatgacctcaccaccaccagtcaacatgacttcaccaccagtcaacatgacctcaccaccagtcaacatgacctcaccacctgtcaacatgacctcaccaccaccagtcaacatgacctcaccaccaccagtcaacatgacctcaccaccagtcaacatgacctcaccaccagtcaacatgacctcaccaccaccagtcaacatgacctcaccaccaccagtcaacatgacctcaccaccagtcaacatgacctcaccaccagtcaacatgacctcaccaccagtcaacatgacctcaccaccaccagtcaacatgacttcaccaccagtcaacatgacttcaccaccaccagtcaacatgacctcaccaccaccagtcaacatgacctcaccaccaccagtcaatatgacctcaccaccaccagtcaacatgacttcaccaccagtcaacatgacctcaccaccaccagtcaacatgacttcaccaccagtcaacatgacctcaccacctgtcaacatgacctcaccaccagtcaacatgacctcaccaccaccagtcaacatgacctcaccaccagtcaacatgacctcaccaccagtcaacatgacctcaccaccagtcaacatgacttcaccaccaccagtcaacatgacctcaccaccaccagtcaacatgacctcaccaccaccagtcaacatgacttcaccaccagtaaatatgacctcaccaccaccagtcaacatgacttcaccaccagtcaacatgacttcactaccaccagtcaacatgacttcaccaccagtcaacatgacctcaccaccaccagtcaacatgacttcaccaccagtcaacatgacctcaccaccaccagtcaacatgacctcaccaccagtcaacatgacctcaccaccagtcaacatgacctcaccaccagtcaacatgacctcaccaccagtcaacatgacttcaccaccaccagtcaacattacctcaccaccaccagtcaacatgacctcaccaccagtcaacatgacttcaccaccagtcaacatgacctcaccaccagtcaacatgacctcaccaccagtcaacatgacttcaccaccaccagtcaacattacctcaccaccaccagtcaacatgacctcaccaccagtcaacatgacctcaccaccaccagtcaacatgacctcaccaccaccagtcaacatgacttcaccaccagtcaacatgacctcaccaccaccagtcaacatgacctcaccaccagtcaacatgacctcactaccaccagtcaacatgacctcaccaccacttAATTCAACATCACCACTAATCTCCACCATGTCACCTCTAG GCAATGCAACCTCCTcaccaacatctggatcatCAGCAGCAGTTGTCACGACAGTTACTCAAGAAGAAGATTCAACAGTTGCGATGGAATTTAAATTGGAACAAAACTTTACATCCCAACTTGGAAACAAATCATCCGAAGAGTTCAAGACATtagcaaatacaataaaaacagca CTTGATGCTGTCTATTCGAAGCAATATGGAGACAACTTCAACGGAACTAAGATCATCTCTTTCAG TCCAGGATCAGTTGTGGTAAAGTCTGAGCTTCAGTTCAAAAATGCCAGCTCAGTGCCAGAAACTAGTGCTGTGGCAAATGTTCTGGTGGAGGCAGCAAACAACAATTCCAACTTCTCCCTTCCAGTTAACACATCAAGCATTGTTGTGACAA CAACTATTTCACCAACATCAACCCCAGCAACTGTTTCAACTGTGCCTATCACTTCAGCTGCCAACCTCACCGTTGCTACAACTGCTGCAACCAATGTTACAACTGGCTCAACAG GCAATGCAACCTCCTcaccaacatctggatcatCAGCAGCAGTTGTCACGACAGTTACTCAAGAAGAAGATTCAACAGTTTCGATGGAATTTAAATTGGAACAAAACTTTACATCCCAACTTGGAAACAAATCATCCGAAGAGTTCAAGACATtagcaaatacaataaaaacagca CTTGATGCTGTCTATTCGAAGCAATATGGAGACAACTTCAACGGAACTAAGATCATCTCTTTCAG TCCAGGATCAGTTGTGGTAAATTCTGAGCTTCAGTTCAAAAATGCCAGCTCAGTGCCAGAAACTAGTGCTGTGGCAAATGTTCTGGTGGAGGCAGCAAACAACAATTCCAACTTCTCCCTTCCAGTTAACACATCAAGCATTGTTGTGACAA GAACTATTTCACCAACATCAACCCCAGCAACTGTTTCAACTGTGCCTATCACTTCAGCTGCCAACCTCACCGTTGCTACAACTGCTGCAACCAATGTTACAACTGGCTCAACAG GCAATGCAACCTCCTcaccaacatctggatcatCAGCAGCAGTTGTCACGACAGTTACTCAAGAAGAAGATTCAACAGTTTCGATGGAATTTAAATTGGAACAAAACTTTACATCCCAACTTGGGAACAAATCATCCGAAGAGTTCAAGACATtagcaaatacaataaaaacagca CTTGACTCTCTCTATTCGAAGCAATATGGAAACAGATTTGTTGGAACTAAGATCATCTCCTTCAG TCCAGGATCAGTTGTGGTAAATTCTACGCTTCAGTTCAAAAATGCCAGCTCAGTGCCAGAAACTAGTGCTGTGGCAAATGTTCTGGTGGAGGCAGCAAACAACAATTCCAACTTCTCCCTTCCAGTTAACACATCAAGCATTGTTGTAACAA GAACTATTTCACCAACATCAACCCCAGCAACTGTTTCAACTGTGCCTATCACTTCAGCTGCCAACCTCACCGTTGCTACAACTGCTGCAACCAATGTTACAACTGGCTCAACAG GCAATGCAACCTCCTcaccaacatctggatcatCAGCAGCAGTTGTCACGACAGTTACTCAAGAAGAAGATTCAACAGTTTCGATGGAATTTAAATTGGAACAAAACTTTACATCCCAACTTGGAAACAAATCATCCGAAGAGTTCAAGACATtagcaaatacaataaaaacagca CTTGACTCTCTCTATTCGAAGCAATATGGAAACAGATTTGTTGGAACTAAGATCATCTCTTTCAG TCCAGGATCAGTTGTGGTAAATTCTACGCTTCAGTTCAAAAATGCCAGCTCAGTGCCAGAAACTAGTGCTGTGGCAAATGTTCTGGTGGAGGCAGCAAACAACAATTCCAACTTCTCCCTTCCAGTTAACACATCAAGCATTGTTGTAACAA GAACTATTTCACCAACATCAACCCCAGCAACTGTTTCAACTGTGCCTATCACTTCAGCTGCCAACCTCACCGTTGCTACAACTGCTGCAACCAATGTTACAACTGGCTCAACAG GCAATGCAACCTCCTcaccaacatctggatcatCAGCAGCAGTTGTCACGACAGTTACTCAAGAAGAAGATTCAACAGTTTCGATGGAATTTAAATTGGAACAAAACTTTACATCCCAACTTGGGAACAAATCATCCGAAGAGTTCAAGACATtagcaaatacaataaaaacagca CTTGACTCTCTCTATTCGAAGCAATATGGAAACAGATTTGTTGGAACTAAGATCATCTCTTTCAG TCCAGGATCAGTTGTGGTAAATTCTACGCTTCAGTTCAAAAATGCCAGCTCAGTGCCAGAAACTAGTGCTGTGGCAAATGTTCTGGTGGAGGCAGCAAACAACAATTCCAACTTCTCCCTTCCAGTTAACACATCAAGCATTGTTGTAACAA GAACTATTTCAACAACATCAACCCCAGCAACTGTTTCAACTGTGCCTATCACTTCAGCTGCCAACCTCACCGTTGCTACAACTGCTGCAACCAATGTTACAACTGGCTCAACAG GCAATGCAACCTCCTcaccaacatctggatcatCAGCAGCAGTTGTCACGACAGTTACTCAAGAAGAAGATTCAACAGTTTCGATGGAATTTAAATTGGAACAAAACTTTACATCCCAACTTGGGAACAAATCATCCGAAGAGTTCAAGACATtagcaaatacaataaaaacagca CTTGACTCTCTCTATTCGAAGCAATATGGAAACAGATTTGTTGGAACTAAGATCATCTCTTTCAG TCCAGGATCAGTTGTGGTAAATTCTACGCTTCAGTTCAAAAATGCCAGCTCAGTGCCAGAAACTAGTGCTGTGGCAAATGTTCTGGTGGAGGCAGCAAACAACAATTCCAACTTCTCCCTTCCAGTTAACACATCAAGCATTGTTGTAACAA GAATTGGTGCAACAGTTGCGACCACATCTGTTTCCACTGCGCTGACCAGTGCTCTAACTTCTGACATTACCACCGCTGTTgcaactactacaactactgcaACTACTgcaactactacaactactgcaactactacaactactgcaACTACTGCAGCTACTGCAACTACTGCAGCTACTGCAACTACAACATCCACCACTGCATCAACAGATCCTCCCTCATCTAGTGAGGGATCACTTGGCCTTACCTTCAGTCTGAACCAAACATTTACATCCGATCTATCCAACTCATCCTCAACGGCCTTCAAGACTTTAGCTTCGAAAGTTGTCAAAGTG ctaaATGAAGCGGGGAAAAAGTTGTATGGATCATCTTACCGCCGCTCCCTGATTAATTCATTCAG TGACGGATCAGTGATTGTCAAATCAACTCTTGTCTTCAACAATCAAGACTCCGTTCCCTCAGTTAGCAATGCAACTTCACAATTCAGCACTGAACTTGCCAGCTCTACATCTCTGGATGTTATACCGGGCAGCGTTTCTGCAC AGTCTACAGTGGCCCTGACTACTGCAGCATCTACTTCTGACATTACCACCACTGTTGCAACTACTGCAACTACTGCAACTACTACAGCTACTGCAACTACTgcaactactacaactactgcaACTACTACAGCTACTGCAACTACAACATCCACCACTGCATCAACAGATCCTCCCTCATCTAGTGAGGGATCACTTGGCCTTACCTTCAGTCTGAACCAAACATTTACATCCGATCTATCCAACTCATCCTCAACGGCCTTCAAGACTTTAGCTTCGAAAGTTGTCAAAGTG ttaaaTGAAGCGGGGAAAAAGTTGTATGGATCATCTTACCGCCGCTCCCTGATTAATTCATTCAG TGACGGATCAGTGATTGTCAAATCAACTCTTGTCTTCAACAATCAAGACTCCGTTCCCTCAGTTAGCAATGCAACTTCACAATTCAGCACTGAACTTGCCAGCTCTACATCTCTGGATGTTATACCGGGCAGCGTTTCTGCAC AGTCTACAGTGGCCCTGACTACTGCAGCATCTACTTCTGACATTACCACCACTGTTGCAACTACTGCAACTACTACAGCTACTGCAACTACTGCAACTACTGCAACTACTgcaactactacaactactgcaACTACTGCAGCTACTGCAACTACAACATCCACCACTGCATCAACAGATCCTCCCTCATCTAGTGAGGGATCACTTGGCCTTACCTTCAGTCTGAACCAAACATTTACATCCGATCTATCCAACTCATCCTCAACGGCCTTCAAGACTTTAGCTTCGAAAGTTGTCAAAGTG ttaaaTGAAGCGGGGAAAAAGTTGTATGGATCATCTTACCGCCGCTCCCTGATTAATTCATTCAG TGACGGATCAGTGATTGTCAAATCAACTCTTGTCTTCAACAATCAAGACTCCGTTCCCTCAGTTAGCAATGCAACTTCACAATTCAGCACTGAACTTGCCAGCTCTACATCTCTGGATGTTATACCGGGCAGCGTTTCTGCAC AGTCTACAGTGGCCCTGACTACTGCAGCATCTACTTCTGACATTACCACCACTGTTGCAACTACTGCAACTACTGCAACTACTACAGCTACTCCAACTACTGCAACTACTGCAGCTACTGCAACTACAACATCCACCACTGCATCAACAGATCCTCCCTCATCTAGTGAGGGATCACTTGGCCTTACCTTCAGTCTGAACCAAAGATTTACATCCGATCTATCCAACTCATCCTCAACGGCCTTCAAGACTTTAGCTTCGAAAGTTGTCAAAGTG ctaaATGAAGCGGGGAAAAAGTTGTATGGATCATCTTACCGCCGCTCCCTGATTAATTCATTCAG TGACGGATCAGTGATTGTCAAATCAACTCTTGTCTTCAACAATCAAGACTCCGTTCCCTCAGTTAGCGATGCAACTTCACAATTCAGCACTGAACTTGCCAGCTCTACATCTCTGGATGTTATACCGGGCAGCGTTTTTGCAC AGTCTACATCAAAGAGTGCTCCTCAGCACACAATGGCCTCATTGGCATTCTTCTCACTTACCCTGCTGGCTGTGGCACAGATGCTCATCTAG